In the Paenibacillus sp. FSL R7-0337 genome, TTCTGCACCAGCAGCCCTGTCGCGGAGAGTTCCACTCCGTTCACCTTCTCAGCCAGCCCTGTGCGGTAGACATGCTGCGCTCCGCTTCCGTCACTGCCGAGATGGTATCCCATGAAGTCATCCTTCGCCCCGCCGCTCTCCACCAGCACAGCCCCTGCTCCATCCCCGAACAGAATACAGGTACTACGGTCCGTATAATCCGTTATTCTGGACAGCGTATCAGCACCAATGACCAGCACCTTATGATGCAGTCCCGAGGATACCAGCGCATGAGCCGTATGCAGAGCATACACGAATCCGGCACAGGCGGCGCTCAGATCTATCGCTCCCGCCGTCAGCGGAATGCCAAGGGTATTCTGCACAATCGAGGCCACAGATGGGAAAGAAAAGTCAGGCGTGCTGGTCGCCACAAGCACCATATCGACATCCTGTACGCTTTTGCCATAACGCTTCATCATGTCCCGGACGGCGGCTGCACACAGATCACTGGTATATTCATCCTCGCGGCTGATTCTGCGCTCCCGGATACCCGTCCGCTGCACAATCCACTCATCATTGGTATCCACCATCTGCTCCAGGTCCTGATTCGTAAGTCTGCGGGCTGGCACGTAAGATCCGATCGCTGTAATTTTTGCACCTGTCATGTGATCCCACCTCACCTTTTTAGTTTATAGTATCTGATATTAGCACTTGGTACTAATTATAACCTGCTCCTGACTATTTTGCAAAATGTATACCCGGAAGCGCCCAGCAGCAATCATATCTTAGCATTGTAAAGATCGAAAACACATGCTACAATCTTTACAATGTTAAGATAATAGGCAA is a window encoding:
- a CDS encoding ketoacyl-ACP synthase III — protein: MTGAKITAIGSYVPARRLTNQDLEQMVDTNDEWIVQRTGIRERRISREDEYTSDLCAAAVRDMMKRYGKSVQDVDMVLVATSTPDFSFPSVASIVQNTLGIPLTAGAIDLSAACAGFVYALHTAHALVSSGLHHKVLVIGADTLSRITDYTDRSTCILFGDGAGAVLVESGGAKDDFMGYHLGSDGSGAQHVYRTGLAEKVNGVELSATGLLVQNGREVFKWAVRTVPQGVQQVLKNAGAGLAEVDWFIPHSANLRMIEPICERLNYPLEQALYSLEAFGNTSAASIPLALDLGIREGKVRSGQQVLLYGFGAGLSHAGQLVRLSLDPQVAEPTSL